One Oryza glaberrima chromosome 11, OglaRS2, whole genome shotgun sequence genomic region harbors:
- the LOC127753702 gene encoding uncharacterized protein LOC127753702, whose translation MARLISSSAAVCFVLLIAMAMAPATATETAAAADRCEKDLDLLMGSCEGYLRFPAEAKAAPSRACCGAVRRVDVGCLCGMVTPEVEQYVCMDKAVYVAAYCHRPLLPGSYCGSYHVPGPVV comes from the exons ATGGCGAGGCTAATTTCATCATCAGCTGCCGTGTGCTTCGTCCTCCTGatcgccatggccatggcgccggcgacggcgacggagacggcggcggcggcggacaggtGCGAGAAGGACCTGGACCTGCTGATGGGGAGCTGCGAGGGGTACCTCCGGTTCccggcggaggcgaaggcggcgccgtcgagggcGTGCTGCGGCGCGGTGAGGAGGGTGGACGTGGGGTGCCTGTGCGGCATGGTGACGCCGGAGGTGGAGCAGTACGTGTGCATGGACAAGGCCGTCTACGTCGCCGCCTACTGCCACCGCCCACTCCTCCCTGGCTCCTACTGCGGCA gTTATCACGTTCCCGGTCCGGTCGTGTAA